In Haloimpatiens massiliensis, the following are encoded in one genomic region:
- a CDS encoding DUF3343 domain-containing protein, translated as MEYIAVFFTHSGAVKYNRFLVKNEIPSEMMPVPRKLSSNCGIGVKFSYEGDISSIISEEIEKIFLMKDNTHKEIYSCE; from the coding sequence ATGGAATATATTGCGGTATTTTTTACTCATTCAGGAGCAGTAAAATACAATAGATTTTTAGTTAAAAATGAAATACCAAGTGAGATGATGCCTGTGCCAAGGAAATTAAGTTCTAATTGTGGGATAGGTGTAAAATTCAGTTATGAAGGGGATATAAGTTCTATAATAAGTGAAGAAATTGAAAAGATATTTTTAATGAAAGATAACACTCATAAAGAAATATATTCCTGTGAATAA
- a CDS encoding sulfurtransferase TusA family protein, protein MQIDARGMSCPQPVLMAKKGIEQSPKGIEIIVDNNTAKGNVQRFLKNAGYNVDVKEKEEDFVITARK, encoded by the coding sequence ATGCAGATTGATGCTAGAGGAATGTCATGTCCACAACCAGTTTTAATGGCTAAAAAAGGAATAGAACAAAGTCCTAAAGGAATAGAAATAATTGTGGATAATAATACAGCCAAGGGAAATGTTCAAAGATTCTTAAAAAATGCTGGATATAACGTTGACGTAAAAGAAAAAGAAGAGGATTTTGTAATTACAGCGAGGAAATAA
- the yedE gene encoding YedE family putative selenium transporter — translation MSGKKGIIFAGAVVGILSAILVKFGNPGNMGVCIACFIRDIAGAVGLHRAPVVQYIRPEVIGIVLGAFLMAIGSKEFSARGGSSPFIRFILGFVVMVGALMFLGCPLRMVLRLAGGDLNALLGIAGFAVGIAVGIFFLNKGFTLKRNYKLSNFEGYLFPVVNVILIALLFAAPAFIFFSKEGPGSKHAPIWLALGAGLIVGIVAQKTRLCMVGGIRDLIMFKDSYLLTGFLSIFVFTLIGNLMFGQVKIGFLKQPIAHNDALWNFLGMVLAGWGSVLLGGCPLRQLILSAEGNIDSVMAVLGMLVGAAFCHNFSLASSGKGPTPNGKVAVIIGFIVVLTVSYFNMEKSMNFKAKGDVSVNAD, via the coding sequence ATTTGCTGGAGCAGTAGTGGGAATACTTTCAGCAATATTAGTAAAGTTCGGAAATCCTGGTAACATGGGAGTGTGTATAGCTTGTTTCATAAGAGACATAGCAGGGGCTGTAGGACTACACAGAGCGCCAGTAGTACAGTATATAAGGCCAGAAGTTATAGGTATCGTACTAGGAGCTTTTTTAATGGCTATTGGAAGCAAGGAATTCAGCGCTAGAGGTGGATCTTCTCCATTTATAAGATTTATCTTAGGATTTGTAGTAATGGTAGGAGCTTTAATGTTCTTAGGCTGTCCGTTAAGAATGGTATTAAGACTTGCTGGAGGAGATTTAAATGCTTTATTGGGAATAGCAGGATTTGCAGTTGGTATAGCAGTTGGTATATTCTTCTTAAATAAAGGATTTACTTTAAAAAGAAATTATAAATTATCAAATTTTGAGGGATACTTATTTCCAGTGGTAAATGTTATATTAATAGCTTTACTATTTGCAGCACCAGCTTTTATATTTTTTAGTAAAGAAGGTCCAGGTTCAAAGCATGCACCAATATGGTTAGCTTTAGGAGCTGGATTAATAGTAGGAATTGTAGCTCAGAAAACAAGACTTTGTATGGTTGGCGGTATAAGAGATTTAATAATGTTTAAGGATAGCTATTTATTAACAGGATTCTTATCTATATTTGTATTTACTTTAATAGGAAACTTAATGTTTGGACAAGTTAAAATTGGATTTTTAAAACAGCCAATAGCACATAATGATGCTTTATGGAATTTTTTAGGAATGGTATTAGCCGGATGGGGCTCAGTACTTTTAGGAGGATGTCCTTTAAGACAATTAATTTTATCTGCTGAAGGAAATATAGATTCTGTAATGGCAGTATTGGGAATGTTAGTAGGAGCAGCTTTCTGCCATAACTTCTCATTAGCTTCCAGTGGAAAGGGTCCTACTCCAAATGGTAAAGTTGCAGTAATTATAGGATTTATAGTAGTTCTTACAGTGTCTTATTTCAATATGGAAAAATCCATGAATTTTAAGGCAAAAGGAGATGTGAGTGTAAATGCAGATTGA